The following proteins are co-located in the Phragmites australis chromosome 10, lpPhrAust1.1, whole genome shotgun sequence genome:
- the LOC133930456 gene encoding peroxidase 11-like, whose product MATGVLCFRAFALFMACLLVAVPSLVAQDPSKLSLEYYSKTCPNVEHVVRTEMECAVRADTRNAALMLRLHFHDCFVQGCDGSVLLDDTATLIGEKQADQNVNSLKGFDLVDKIKEKLEAECSGTVSCADLLAIAARDAVVLLGGPYWDVPVGRLDSKKASLDLANSDIPTAQQGLLTLISKFWQKGLDATDMVALVGSHTIGFARCANFRDRIYGDFEMTSKYNPSSETYLSKLKEVCPLDGGDDNISAMDSHTSAIFDNAYFETLIKGEGLLNSDQEMWSSVVGYSTADTVNKYWADPAAFFKQFSDSMVKMGNITNPAGGEVRKNCRFVNT is encoded by the exons ATGGCCACAGGCGTGTTGTGCTTCAGGGCGTTTGCCCTCTTCATGGCCTGCCTTCTCGTTGCCGTACCATCGCTGGTGGCACAGGATCCTTCGAAGCTGAGCCTGGAATACTACTCCAAGACGTGCCCGAACGTGGAGCACGTCGTCCGCACGGAGATGGAGTGTGCGGTGCGCGCCGACACGCGCAATGCCGCCCTGATGCTTCGCCTCCATTTCCATGACTGCTTCGTGCAG GGTTGCGACGGATCGGTACTGCTCGACGACACCGCGACGTTGATCGGAGAGAAGCAGGCAGATCAGAACGTCAACTCGCTGAAAGGGTTCGATCTGGTCGACAAGATCAAGGAGAAGCTGGAAGCTGAGTGCTCTGGAACCGTTTCCTGCGCAGACCTACTCGCCATCGCAGCTAGGGACGCCGTTGTCCTG CTAGGTGGGCCTTACTGGGATGTCCCAGTAGGAAGACTGGACTCCAAGAAGGCAAGCCTGGACCTCGCAAACAGCGACATCCCCACTGCTCAGCAGGGCCTTCTCACCCTCATTTCCAAGTTCTGGCAGAAGGGCCTTGATGCCACTGACATGGTGGCCCTCGTCG GATCACATACGATCGGATTCGCCCGGTGTGCAAACTTCCGGGACAGGATCTACGGCGACTTCGAGATGACGTCCAAATACAACCCCTCGTCCGAGACCTACCTCAGCAAGCTGAAGGAGGTCTGCCCCCTGGACGGCGGCGACGACAACATCAGCGCCATGGACAGCCACACCTCCGCGATCTTCGACAACGCCTACTTCGAGACGCTCATCAAGGGTGAGGGTCTCCTCAACTCCGACCAGGAGATGTGGTCCAGCGTCGTCGGCTACTCAACGGCCGACACCGTGAACAAGTACTGGGCCGACCCTGCCGCGTTCTTCAAGCAGTTCTCCGACTCCATGGTGAAGATGGGCAACATCACCAACCCTGCCGGCGGCGAGGTCAGGAAGAACTGCAGATTTGTCAACACATAG